One Camelina sativa cultivar DH55 chromosome 3, Cs, whole genome shotgun sequence genomic window carries:
- the LOC104779384 gene encoding uncharacterized protein LOC104779384: MGPFHFDGWMVSLVRWSPTVDPAYPSDLTFWVRVLDVPFQFWAEPTFRAIGSEFGRVEAVDIDGGRVKVTVNGFKPLCLVTVIEFYNGQETIVNLRYERLHGCCKKCSSLCHDENHCPLWATNKITPALHFPVEDDSARPLQSYKGAIMNDRNNGKGKEVDTRGLPQPSQRLPKGKQDAGSKNRTSREMGESSSEPRRSNNLVAFKDYRQKARASTTVAPPLGVVPVGELEPGQIPDQVEHVAVQAATFGVPPLKRVRRSLFQEPELPLQSHLREEVILADAGSSVPGDGFAPQSTGSGALQAGSTQVPMGDISGTLPVLPTAKETLEENFEQRMEEVETEVLDKTVDDPQQQTNGDMEVSVEDQAMNPTVAIPTLGGTTADSGDGPVEAKLDSGATSVMAPQGEKVHKVKPPLSLKGAAFRKLNVYLRTTPRKRPVPKEAGEGSNMRNSDQEKGPTGGVKPPKPTADK, from the coding sequence ATGGGACcatttcattttgatggttggatGGTATCACTGGTTCGATGGAGTCCAACAGTGGATCCTGCTTACCCTTCAGACTTAACCTTTTGGGTCAGAGTCCTGGATGTTCCATTCCAATTCTGGGCAGAACCAACCTTTCGTGCCATTGGCTCAGAGTTTGGGAGAGTGGAGGCGGTGGATATCGATGGTGGGAGGGTGAAAGTGACGGTTAATGGGTTCAAGCCCTTATGCTTGGTTACGGTAATTGAATTCTACAATGGCCAGGAGACTATCGTCAATCTCCGCTATGAGCGTCTTCATGGTTGCTGCAAGAAGTGTTCTAGTTTGTGCCATGATGAGAATCACTGTCCACTATGGGCTACTAATAAGATTACTCCAGCTTTGCATTTCCCGGTGGAAGACGACTCAGCTCGTCCGCTGCAGAGTTACAAAGGGGCTATCATGAATGACAGAAATAACGGAAAAGGCAAGGAGGTGGATACTCGGGGACTGCCTCAGCCCAGTCAGCGCCTACCCAAGGGTAAGCAGGATGCAGGGTCAAAGAACCGGACCTCACGGGAAATGGGTGAGTCTTCATCCGAACCGCGTCGATCCAACAATTTGGTGGCTTTTAAGGATTACCGCCAAAAGGCTAGAGCCTCCACGACGGTGGCACCTCCTTTGGGTGTGGTTCCGGTGGGAGAGCTGGAACCTGGACAGATTCCGGATCAGGTCGAGCATGTGGCGGTTCAGGCTGCAACCTTTGGGGTTCCACCATTGAAGCGGGTTCGGAGGTCTCTCTTTCAGGAACCGGAACTGCCTTTACAATCACATTTGCGAGAAGAGGTGATCTTGGCTGATGCGGGCTCCTCTGTCCCGGGTGACGGGTTTGCTCCACAGTCTACAGGCTCTGGTGCTCTACAGGCGGGCTCAACTCAGGTGCCTATGGGCGATATTTCAGGAACGTTACCGGTTTTGCCAACAGCAAAGGAAACTCTGGAGGAGAATTTTGAGCAGCGGATGGAGGAGGTCGAAACAGAGGTGTTGGATAAAACGGTTGATGATCCACAACAACAAACTAATGGAGACATGGAGGTTTCGGTGGAAGATCAGGCCATGAATCCAACCGTCGCTATTCCGACTCTCGGAGGAACAACAGCAGACTCAGGTGATGGTCCCGTGGAAGCAAAACTTGACTCAGGTGCAACCTCTGTCATGGCTCCACAAGGGGAAAAGGTCCACAAGGTGAAACCTCCTTTGTCACTTAAAGGAGCTGCTTTCAGGAAATTGAACGTGTATCTACGCACAACGCCAAGGAAACGCCCTGTCCCTAAAGAGGCTGGAGAAGGATCAAACATGAGGAATTCGGATCAGGAGAAGGGTCCAACTGGTGGAGTCAAGCCACCCAAACCAACAGCAGataaatga